The Vanrija pseudolonga chromosome 1, complete sequence genomic sequence AGCCGCTCAGCTGAGCCAGCCCAGCAGATCTCCCCGACCGCACCAagccagcagcaagcacCAAGCATCACCACCGACGTGCGACTGATTTCGTGGGGAAACCGAATGCGCCAGTTGCCACTTGCGTTGTACGTTCCCCGACAGAACGTAACATCTCCTGCATGTTTCATCGCGAGCACGCACCCGCCGCACCCAGGTCGGAGCTGCAGCACGACTCCACACGGCACACGGGTGTCATACTAACATAATGCACATGCACACATGCATAGCTCACTCGCCAAAGTCGGCaaccagcgcggcgccgagcgcagcggccATGTGGGGCGAGAGCGTGATATCGCCACCGCTatcaccagcaccagcggcaacggcagcggTGTCTACATCCGcatccgcctcggcctcgtcgtcctcgtcctccgagtcgtAGTCTCCCAGCCCGACCAGCCCAGTAGCAGTAGTAGGCGCTGGggcagccgcggcagccGGCGCACTATCCAGTTTGGCGCGCTTGTTTTCTccgtcgtccacctcggctTTGCGCTTGGTGCTCTCGAGTAACGGCATGACGATGGTCTCGCCGCTGTCCAGCGCAGCCTGCCATGCGTCGGCGGCGAACACGTGCACGATGGGGAACTCGACAAACGCCGTGCCCTTCAGTGCCGTGCTTAGTggtgccgcgccgtcgagtgGCGGGAAGAAGGCGCGGGTCTttggtgctgctggagccatgtcgccgcgccgccgcggcacaTGGTACGGCAGTGCGTagacgagctcgccgccgagcgactCGGGGACGAGGGAGGCGAGCGTTGTACTGGTCGGGAGGACCGCCACACGCGGATGTGTGATGTCCGGCGCCAGGCCGTCGTACGACATGCTAACGGTGAGGTGGAGCGCGCGAGTCCTGTCGTCCGTCAGCAAGGCCAATGCATCCACGTACTTGGGATTCCAGCTCGACTGGTTCGTCTTGCGGCGCTGCATGCCGTCCGGGAGGAgatcgacctcggcgccaatATCGCCGATCGCCCAGCGCAGTCCGTCCAGCCGACCGCGTTTTGCTGGCGCTCgtccgcctccaccaccaccgcctccccgaccgccgcggcccctcgtcgcgccgccccgcgtcgATGTCGCCGAGGCAACCTCGTCGGCAGTGAGCCCCTGGCCCCACTCGGCGACctggcgccgcgtcgactcGAGCCACGCGTAGTCGCCGTCCCATGTGCCCTGGGTGTATGACTTGAGCGGCACGAACGCCGCTGGGTCGCGCACGCCCGAGCACGACGCTGCGGCCTTGTGTGCCTTCGAGCATGGCAGCGAACAGGTGCGGGTAGAGCAACGCGGGCACGTGTACCGCGCCTCGGAGGAGCACATCGCGCAGGTGTTGGTCCGGGCGGCtgaggttgaggaggaggccgcggtCGAGCTCTCGGCTGCTGGTGGCTCTAATGGGGCTGGCGCGATGTCCGCCACAGGAGGTGTAGACCCCGCCGCTACTGGCTTGGCGGGCAGCCCTAGCGACgttggcgacggcagcggcatggtGATGAGTGTGTTGTTTCTGACATCGACAGCAGCGATGACGCTCGCCTTGACAGACTTTCAGTGGCAACTTTCATCAGCCACGTCACGTGATCTGGGGACCCCATATTGTTCTCCTCGGCCGATCAGATAAAGGACAGTGACCCGAGATGCGGCTGCCAAGTGCTCTTCAACCCATGCATTTCATCGGCCTCTGTGATCAGGGCTGCAGGTGTGTGGCTTCTACTTGTCTCTGCGCAGCTACTTGGCACGGCGGCCCTACTCGttcagcgcggcgcggtacAGCTCGAGGGGGATGTGTCCGATCCAGCCCGTGCTGCGGGGTGTCAGCTCtcggccgtgcgcgccgcagTCCATCGCACACGTCCAACTCACTTGCCGAATCCGCCGATGTAGTAGATATCGGTAATATCCAGACGCGACCAGAGCGACGAGTGCGCGCCGTCAGGGTCGCCCGGCACCCACCACTTGGCGTCGGGGTGGTACTCCACAAAGCactcctcgaggcgcttgcgttcggccgcgtcgggggCGAGGAATGTGAGGTTCTGGTGCGTGAGCAGTGCCGACCCAGACTACCGTCCACACTCACACCAGTGAACGACACGCGCGGCTGGCCGTACGCTGACACGCCCTGCTTGAGCGGCGTCTGGAGCGTGTACGCCGCCTTGTTGTGCGGGTCGGCGCGGATGTTGCGCGTCATCAGCGAGATGGGGAACGAGATGAACGTGAGCGCGCCATCGGGGTGGCATGGTGCATCTGTGCGTTGTCAGATGTGTTGTGGCAGCGGACTCACGCGACTCCATCAACGCGTACGGGTAGCCTTGGGCGTCGTCAGTGGCACTCCCAGCAGGTACCCCTTACCAGCGTTGGCGCCGGCCGTCTCGGGGAACACGGAGGCCATGGTGCCCGTTCCGATCTCCTTGACGAGCCTCTTGACGCTCTGGACTGTGGCGCGTCAGCCGGGGTGGcaacgagcagctcgcgggCCTCACCAGCCTCGGGGAGAGTCTCGCGGTGCTGGGGCCCAGGCGCCTCCAGCGGCACCTGCGTGGCCATGGCAGCCGTCGCTGCTAGGATGAGCGTGGGGAGGTACATGATGCGGTGTGGTGCATTTCCAGGAGGCGGGAAGAGTCGGTATAAATACCAGGCAAGTcacgtcgcggtcgcggtcacAACAGTGAGatggtcgccgaggagcgatGTGCCCAGCCCTCAGCCAAGTGCGTCATATCGGCCGACCCACCCAAGCCACTCGGGAGCTGGGTGGCGACTACAATTGATTCCGTTCCCGCCACAGTGATCACAAATCCCGAAACTCCGCTGGCGGTTCGTACATTGACGGAAGTAAATCACCTCGACGGGAGTATTTTGTCTCGATGTCTGGCATTTGGCAGCTGGCGTGACTCGTctgctgggcggcgctgcgACTCTGGCGACAGTTTGGTCAACGAACGAGCCTTTCTACCTTCTAACCAGCAAGCAGCAAAAATGGTCAGtaccggcgacgacgacgaccccagcaccgacgacgacggcatcccacgacgacacgagcacaccgagcacgagcgagcgagagaaGGATATGTGTGGTGGATGGGAGGGCAGAATTTGGGACATTGGGCGGCAGATGTTGAGCGGCAGACGACTCGACAATGGGAGGAAGGGACATGTGCTCGATGTGCTCGGCTGGGATGTCGGACTCGCGGGGCGTCGGacggccaacgacgacgagagagCGTGTGCTAACACAGCGTAGGCCGACTCCGGACCCGTCACCATCAGGACCTCGAAGTTCATCACGAACCGCCTGCTTAACCGCAAGCAGTTCCTGCTTACGatcacccaccccacccgcgCCAACCtctcgcgcgtcgagctcggcgagcgccttggccagCTTTACAAGGCTGAcaaggagcgcgtcgtcgtcttcggccTCCGCACCAAgttcggcggcggtgtcacCCAGGGCTTCGGTCTCGtctacgacgacgaggagtcGCAGAAGGCCTTCGAGCCCAAGCACCGTCTCGTCCGCTCCGGCCTCGCCACCAAGGTCGAGAAGGCTTCGCGCAAGCTTCGGTGCGTAGTGCTGTTGTTGGATTGCGTTGGACATTTGGCTGACATTACCCAGCAAGGAGAGGAAGAACCGCTCCAAGAAGGCACGTCTACTGCAACACTACCCGAGTGCTCTACTAACCATAACAGGTTCGCGGTACCGCCAAGAAgtcggctggcggcgacaAGAAGAAGTAAATTTCTTCCTAACGACGACTGGGTTGTCCTGGCGGACGGTGTATCGCTATACTGGTTCTTTCCCCTGCATCGGGAGATGGATCTCTTCCTCCATTGAGTGTGTGGCTGCGTCACTAACAGCGAGGCGGGGTCTGGGCTGGGTCAGGCAGGGGCTGGGAGTGTGCATGCGCATGGGGttgtgctcggcgtgcgtgagcagcggcagcgcgtgAGGCAGAGCTCGGCGtatggtggtggcggtgttGCCTGGTGCACGACTTGTTGGCTGTGATTTCGCTGGGTGGCAGGTGGCAGCTTTTCTGAGCCCACGTGATAAAAGGGGAGGGTGATGTAGGTTTGAGTTAAAGGACCGTCGTTGGTGTCGCGTGGCAGACATGGTTGCTCGTTTGCTTCCGCGGCTCATTGTTGTTGGCCACAGTCACGCcttcgccttggcctcgacgcggcgaccAACACCAACCCACCCCGGGCTCGCAGCCGGCCGTGACCGAGCCAATCGTGTCATTTACGCCTACTAATCTCGGTCGCTAagggcgggcgtcgcgcgctgcTCCGACGTGCGTCATTGGAAACGAGCGTGAGGCGTGCGTGCTGCGGCGCCTTGCCGAAGAGGCCGACGGGGTGGGGAATGGGGAAggggcgagtgggcgggtGCCACACTGCCTGCTGAAGGTGTGTTTTTGGCACGGTACAGCTGTTTGTCGCAAGACaacatgcatgcatgctgtACCGACTGCGGACAcaacctcggcgcccagGTCGGTCGGGCCGACTGCACTgaccgtcggcgacgcgacactcgctcgccgcgtcgccgccccacccactGCCGGCCGGCCCCCCCGCCGCACAACCCAACCATCGGCGATGACCGTGCCACCCAGCTAGGCCAAAGCAAGCACGTCCAAATGGCGTCATGTTACACCACGATAGCCTCACCGCCGCATATTATCAAGCATGGGCACATCGCGCaatcgcgcgccgcgcgccgacggtcTGTATTTCGTGCatgccgctcgtcggcacggCTATAAGATGTGATGGCATGCATATGTGCCGAAGAGgacccagcaccaccacaaacAACCACAATGCCTGTCGAGTTTATCTCTGCCACGTTCGCAAACGGCTCGACCGAGCTCGCGCCCTTTCCTCCTGGATCGccggtcgacgtcgacttcCTCGTGCGCTatgcgcgcgtgctcgacgactACGGCTACAACTACACCTTGATCCCGTACCACTCTGGCGGCTTTGACCCGTTCACCCTCGGCGCgaccgtgctcgccgtcaccAAGAACATCAAGATCATCATCGCGCTGCGCCCCAACACCATCTTCCCCACtgtggcggcgcgcaagctcTCGACGCTCTCGCAGCTCGGTgccggccgtgtcgtcgtccacttcatcgcgggcggcagcgacgccgagcaggcccgcGAGGGCGACTTCCTCTCCAAGACTGAGCGCtacggccgcctcgaggactACATCAAGatcctccgccgcgcgtggAAGTCGAGCGAGCCCTTCGACTGGGACTCGCCGTACTACAAGTTCACGGGTTACGCGAACCAGGTCCTTCCTGTCGGCGGCCACATCGACGTGTCGGTCGGTGGCTCGTCCGACGACGCCTACCGTATcggcggcgccctcggcgacatcTTTGGCCTGTGGGGCGAGCCCCTCAAGGAGACCAAGGAGCAGATCGACAGGATCtacgctgctgccgccgctgctggccgtCCCGAGGGCGACCGTCCCAGGATCTGGGTCACCTTCCGCCCCATTGTGGCGGAGACGGACGACCTCGCCTGGGAGAAGGCGCACAAgacgctcgacctcctcaacAAGGGCCGCGCGGCTGTGACCAAGATCTTCCCCAGGGCCGGCATCACCGAGCCCCAGAACGTCGGCTCGCAGCGTCTCCTTGACATCGCCAAGCGCGGTGACGTCCAGGACCGCGCCCTGTGGTACCCCACCGTCACTGCCACCAACGCGCAGGGTGCCTCGACGGCCCTCGTCGGCTCGTACCAGACTGTCATTGACAGCCTGCTCGActacgccgagctcggcgccgagctcatctCCATCCGTGGCTACTCCAACTttgacgacgccgtcgactACGGCCGCTACATCCTTCCCGGTGtgcgcaaggcgctcgccgagaaggcTGAAGCCAACGGCTCCAACGGCGACTCCaacaagaagcgcaagacgTCCGAGGACGCGTAAAAGAAGAATGTAGCTGTTATGGGCTCTTCATAGACTTTGGGTTTAGAGGGTTGTGAGCGATGCAGTCAATCAAGTCAAGAGGACGTGGGCGGTACGAGCGCAGTACAAGAGCCATGTGGCCTGTTTACATCGTGTATACAACGGATTAGGCAATCCAGCCCTGCTGCCTCCCCCACTCCGCAAACTCCTCGGCTGACGCAAACTGCTGCAGTTTTCGGGCGGCTACCCGCGCGTTGTCACGCACGGATAGTGCCACACCCAGAGCAGCTTCGACCGCCACGAGCATGTGCCACGCTGCTTCCGAGCGGGCACGGATGACTTCCTTCTCCGCTAGTGCGCCCTTTTTGGGTACCGAAGACGCCGATCGCTTCACCTCGCGTGGCTTGCGAAGTGTTGGCGTGGACCGTAGCAGCCGTCTGGCAAGGTAGTGCAACCACAGCACGTTGGTGATCGGGTGGAAGGCTGTCCAAGCGTCGGATGCGGCGTCGTCCGCTGATTCAATCCGATCACGCATCGCCCGGTAAACATCCCACTGATTGCCAACGCCTTCATACACCTCATCGGGGAGGGGAGTGCTTGTCGATCCATGCCCAGGTATTTCGAGTCGAGATAGTCCAAAGTCGATAATGGTGGCGCGCACGGCTGTGGCACTGGAGTCGAGGTAGTTGGTGATGGGCTGTGGTGGGGTCGAGGGTGGGACGGCGGACACGAGGATCTGTCCCTCATGTAGATCTCGGtgctgggggtgtcagctgtgcCTTACGATGTGCTCGGCAACTAACCTCGAAGCCCGTCCACTTCTCTGCACGACCCAAAGCGTCGGCCACTTGCCAGAACGCAGACGCCGCCTGGACCCAGCCGCGGGACGCCTCAAACTTGTAGCCCTCGAGATCTTGGCCCCCATTCGAGAGAGCCACAACGGCGTATTGCTGCGACTCTCCAAACACGTCGGGGCGGAGACTCTTCCATTCGCTCTCCTCATCAAACTCGTCCCATGCTTGGAGGAGCAGTTGGGGGTAGCAGCCATGGACAACAAATGCTCTGGATGGGTTAGATATGGAAACGAGCATAGACCTACCCAAGGAAGTTGCCAAATCCACCGCCGGGCACGGAGCTCATGCGCTTCGTCGTCTCAACCTCGCGAACGACATCGGCCACCTCGGAGCAGTCTGGGAGCTCCACCGTGCTGGCGACGGGTTTGTCACCGAGGAGAGGGATGATTTTGACAACGATCGCTTCATCGTCTGTAGAGGAAGCGACGGTGAATACCTCAGAGTAAGACGCTTCGCCAATCTTGCGGATAACTGGGGTCGAAGTTCGGCCTCCGGGAAGCACGCTGCCAAAGGCTTCCGACGTGAAGACGTCGCCAAAAGGGAGTAGAGTTGCCGTTAAACAGCTCGACAACAGGGTGTCAATCGCAGAAAACTTGGGCGGTTGAACTGCTCTTGCTCTTTTAGGCTTCTTCGTGTCTCTGATCGTGACCCTCTCAAAGTGCTCGGTGATATCTTCGACTCTCGTGGCCGTGGGAGCGTCTCGATATCTCGATGAGGTTGCAAGACCAACATCACGTAAAGGAGCAAAGTGCCGAGGGGTCGGAATGACCACCTCAACGGTCGACCGACGTGGTGTTGACACTGGCGAGCGGGGGATGACGACCTTGCGTGCTCTAGGCACGGCGTGTTTCTTGACGAGATCTCGCTCCGGCGTCGCAGGCGCACGGGCCGCCTTCCCTTTGTCCAGCTTCTTCGCCGGCTGTTTGAGCGGAGTGTTGGCAAAGTCTTTTAGTGAGGATAATGGCTTGATGGATGGCACACAGTCTTGGGACATCTTCGCCTGCAGCGGAGGTCTCTTTGGCGCGAGTGGAGACGGAGGTTGGCCGAGTGCCGGTGAAGGTGTGGAGCGTTCGGGCGAAAGGTCATGGTGGATGTTGATGATGCGCTGGAATGATGAGCACGATGCATGGGTCGTCACCACCTACAGACTGCTTCCGGCCATAAGTGGTGACCTGCTCATTGTTAGCGGTGTGGAGGGCGGAGTTGACAGGCGTTACATCACCTTCTTGGTCTGGAAAGAAATCAGGCGCGTCAGCGACATGCCCAAACTTTGTCCCCCGAGCTCGTACCTTGAGTCCTAGGAGCGACATGATtgacgaggtcctcgacgtcgtatCTGGGATGGATTCTAGCTTGAGCAAGACCAAAGATGAGGAGAGAGGAGTTGACAAGAGGTCGAAGAGTGAGGTCAATGTTTGTGTCCCACGTGGCTGGAGATGAGGAAATTGCTCCCGCTCCGACACCATCAACGGACCAAACCCTCACCTCGACGCCTTGTTTACTCATCTCCCAACGACAACCCCACCCTCGACCTCATCTCGTCCTTTATGCTTGTCAACTAACACCCAAAGCACTATACATAGAGTTCCCGTACGTAGCGCTGACAGATTTGTGTGAATCCCCCATCTAGACACCTCCCACCACACTCCTTGTCGGCCAAGTTGCCACTCCCAAACATGTCGGCGACAAACTGGCCCACCTTCCACGACTTCACGTTCGACCTCTCCTCCCGCCTACGACAGGCCGCGCAAAGAAGTCTtaccgagctcgaggccagcATCAACTGCGATGGAAATGACTGGCTGGAAGACTACATCGACAACATTGAGGCCCAGGGAAGAAAGTTAGTGTGGTGTTTGGTGATTCTGCGAGATGGGAGCTAACCCATGAACTAGGGCCCCGATTGCCGACCTGATCAAAACCCCTTCACGAACGCAGACGGCCAAGAAGACCCGTGCTGTGCTCACCGCTAGCAAGAACCGCGTCGAGCAGATCCGACTGTTCAATGAGCGTGCTGCGCTGAGCCCGCTGGCGAGCAACTCCCCCAACGTGGGTCCTACTGCCAGGATTTGGACGGCACTAACGGGAGCTCAGGTTCGCCAGCCATTCTCCCCTCTATCCACCCACCGCCTCAACACTATCCCCGCTTCTCCCACGCCTGCATCGCcgctcaagggcaaggctcTCCCTCttgccaaggccaagaacgacaaggtcgtcaaggagAAGGTCGTGAAGGAGAAGGCTCCTCCGAAGaccaagaagggcaagaagcagAGCCCCGACGAGTCGACATCTGCACCCAAGGAGAATGCGATCGAAGTTGAGCCAACTGCAAGCTCGTCATCAGCAACCAAGCCCACCGGCATCCGTGGCGTTGCTGCACAGGCGCCTGTCATCTCCATCGAGCCTCCAGCAGCCAAAACTGCCCCcatcaagcccaaggccgtcCGCAAGCCAACCCCACCAAAGGCCAAGGAGTCGACTCCTGAGCCTGTACATGAGTCGGAGcatgaggaggaagaggccaTGGAAGTtgaccccgcgccggcggccgaaGCCGCGCCTGTCGTCGAAGTCACTCCCGTTGTCGAGGACTTCGAGCCtatcgacgtcgacgagcatgTGGAGGAACAGGCtgctgtcgacgaggacgtcgaggttgatgtggtcgaggaggcggaagttgaggacgtcgaggtcgaggaggctgaggaCGAGCCTCTTGCCGTGGCTGAGCCGGAGGCCGTGATGCCCTCTCCCGCGGAGCCAGCTGCCTCCACGTCGCCCGCGAAGGTCATCTCGCCTTTCAAGCCTGTCGTCAACGAAACATCGCCTTTCAAAGTTGCACCTGTGGAGCCTGTCACAGCCAAGCACAGCTCTCCCGAGAAGGCCAGCTCTCCGGTCAAGGAGGCGGCTGCTCCGGCACCGAACGTCCCCGTCCGTCAAGTCCGCTCGTCCTGGCTCAGCTCGGCTCTTGGCACGCGCACTGTGCCCGTCTctgggctcggcgccgaccgcaAGTCCTATGCCCCAGGAGCACAGCCCCGCAGCAGCATTCAGTATGAGTCGCTTCGCAAGAGCGTGGCTGCTCCAGGCACGTTAAAGCGCAAGTCTGAGGACGGTCCTGAAGTCGACGAGCCTGATGTTCAAGAAAAGGCAaaggagaagcgcgccgacAAGGTGGCACGGTTTGACTCGTCCGCTCAGCCTACTTCCCCAGTGCGCCAGCCTGCACTTCAGGCCGCCCGCACTCCGGCTTCGGCTCCCCAGGCAAAGATCAACACGTTGGGCGACGCCCCCACATCTGTTCCTTCGGTGTCCTCCGCCCCTCAGGACGGTCGTCACCGGCCCGATACGTACAAGGTCGCACGTGCTCTCGACGAGATGCGGGAAcgagctgcagctgcagctgccaagcagaaggccgccgctgccgctgcggccgcgaCCACAGCTGCTACTACCACCAAGCCTGGAGAGGCTTCAAGGCCAGtgcccaccgccaccagcaCTGGAACAGGATTCCTCCGTGGCCTGGGCAATCTCGGAGTCGGGTTCCTTGGTCTTGGATCCTCCGAGGCTGACGAGGCTCGACTTCGtcgtgaggaggaggaccgcCGTGCTCaagaggaggccgaggccgagcttgcACGAATCATGCGGGATatggccgaggaggacaagaaggctgccgccgaggccgctgctgccatcGCTCTCAGTGCCGCCTCGAGCAAGCCCATGACCGAGGTCC encodes the following:
- the pic1 gene encoding Inner centromere protein-related protein pic1 — translated: MSATNWPTFHDFTFDLSSRLRQAAQRSLTELEASINCDGNDWLEDYIDNIEAQGRKAPIADLIKTPSRTQTAKKTRAVLTASKNRVEQIRLFNERAALSPLASNSPNVGPTARIWTALTGAQVRQPFSPLSTHRLNTIPASPTPASPLKGKALPLAKAKNDKVVKEKVVKEKAPPKTKKGKKQSPDESTSAPKENAIEVEPTASSSSATKPTGIRGVAAQAPVISIEPPAAKTAPIKPKAVRKPTPPKAKESTPEPVHESEHEEEEAMEVDPAPAAEAAPVVEVTPVVEDFEPIDVDEHVEEQAAVDEDVEVDVVEEAEVEDVEVEEAEDEPLAVAEPEAVMPSPAEPAASTSPAKVISPFKPVVNETSPFKVAPVEPVTAKHSSPEKASSPVKEAAAPAPNVPVRQVRSSWLSSALGTRTVPVSGLGADRKSYAPGAQPRSSIQYESLRKSVAAPGTLKRKSEDGPEVDEPDVQEKAKEKRADKVARFDSSAQPTSPVRQPALQAARTPASAPQAKINTLGDAPTSVPSVSSAPQDGRHRPDTYKVARALDEMRERAAAAAAKQKAAAAAAAATTAATTTKPGEASRPVPTATSTGTGFLRGLGNLGVGFLGLGSSEADEARLRREEEDRRAQEEAEAELARIMRDMAEEDKKAAAEAAAAIALSAASSKPMTEVRKETVTVAKIHKAAILSDDEEDAVNESISLPELPQPDIGDDFDAIPLDDGVTSALGAAGIDIDIDFPDSTTPPNSPPRRIVPMYGIPRSPAPVAAAPKPKGKQVLKVPEVVLSPPRAKTPAVARAIRTKPSKASVSRPGTAASTYEDADDENDDELPTTAKKTPVSYRGSCVTSTNPLFQGMHRSRLLSNASVAGSTLGVSTKSSATTLLSQADRMAAKALGIKPTPGNVKSIQAAAAAKKKVLQEQFVPQTQADKIKEQELVDRKAEMREKIEQRRLDEKQRKEAEEKAKLEEERKQRLAEEEDKRRRRAEADQRRKEREEKMERLAKEKAAREEREAATARAKQAEEEAARKRKMAPLINKNMGSSSIKRVAAPAAAPPPKKDLASSKSTSNLHAQSKIGPTSFRTNDEPARAPTISLVVPPAPAAQAERRPLGPPARTSTAQGPHGTHTAQAGPSNAAVLQQSRAALQAQLDQKALDMESEAIELPDIASEYSDSDDSEKEDDFKRPGWAGTPELRNALKAQASINPDDLFGPIRPLNMEELFNARQGKFRARTSSANWSGADRLTEQEEREYARRMGFRPINAPRESRPSGSNR
- the hrk1 gene encoding Serine/threonine-protein kinase haspin hrk1, coding for MSLLGLKRIINIHHDLSPERSTPSPALGQPPSPLAPKRPPLQAKMSQDCVPSIKPLSSLKDFANTPLKQPAKKLDKGKAARAPATPERDLVKKHAVPRARKVVIPRSPVSTPRRSTVEVVIPTPRHFAPLRDVGLATSSRYRDAPTATRVEDITEHFERVTIRDTKKPKRARAVQPPKFSAIDTLLSSCLTATLLPFGDVFTSEAFGSVLPGGRTSTPVIRKIGEASYSEVFTVASSTDDEAIVVKIIPLLGDKPVASTVELPDCSEVADVVREVETTKRMSSVPGGGFGNFLGAFVVHGCYPQLLLQAWDEFDEESEWKSLRPDVFGESQQYAVVALSNGGQDLEGYKFEASRGWVQAASAFWQVADALGRAEKWTGFEHRDLHEGQILVSAVPPSTPPQPITNYLDSSATAVRATIIDFGLSRLEIPGHGSTSTPLPDEVYEGVGNQWDVYRAMRDRIESADDAASDAWTAFHPITNVLWLHYLARRLLRSTPTLRKPREVKRSASSVPKKGALAEKEVIRARSEAAWHMLVAVEAALGVALSVRDNARVAARKLQQFASAEEFAEWGRQQGWIA
- the Znhit6 gene encoding Box C/D snoRNA protein 1 translates to MPLPSPTSLGLPAKPVAAGSTPPVADIAPAPLEPPAAESSTAASSSTSAARTNTCAMCSSEARYTCPRCSTRTCSLPCSKAHKAAASCSGVRDPAAFVPLKSYTQGTWDGDYAWLESTRRQVAEWGQGLTADEVASATSTRGGATRGRGGRGGGGGGGGRAPAKRGRLDGLRWAIGDIGAEVDLLPDGMQRRKTNQSSWNPKTRALHLTVSMSYDGLAPDITHPRVAVLPTSTTLASLVPESLGGELVYALPYHVPRRRGDMAPAAPKTRAFFPPLDGAAPLSTALKGTAFVEFPIVHVFAADAWQAALDSGETIVMPLLESTKRKAEVDDGENKRAKLDSAPAAAAAPAPTTATGLVGLGDYDSEDEDDEAEADADVDTAAVAAGAGDSGGDITLSPHMAAALGAALVADFGE
- the CTHT_0041970.2 gene encoding 40S ribosomal protein S24, which encodes MADSGPVTIRTSKFITNRLLNRKQFLLTITHPTRANLSRVELGERLGQLYKADKERVVVFGLRTKFGGGVTQGFGLVYDDEESQKAFEPKHRLVRSGLATKVEKASRKLRCVRGTAKKSAGGDKKK
- the ssuD_1 gene encoding Alkanesulfonate monooxygenase; this translates as MPVEFISATFANGSTELAPFPPGSPVDVDFLVRYARVLDDYGYNYTLIPYHSGGFDPFTLGATVLAVTKNIKIIIALRPNTIFPTVAARKLSTLSQLGAGRVVVHFIAGGSDAEQAREGDFLSKTERYGRLEDYIKILRRAWKSSEPFDWDSPYYKFTGYANQVLPVGGHIDVSVGGSSDDAYRIGGALGDIFGLWGEPLKETKEQIDRIYAAAAAAGRPEGDRPRIWVTFRPIVAETDDLAWEKAHKTLDLLNKGRAAVTKIFPRAGITEPQNVGSQRLLDIAKRGDVQDRALWYPTVTATNAQGASTALVGSYQTVIDSLLDYAELGAELISIRGYSNFDDAVDYGRYILPGVRKALAEKAEANGSNGDSNKKRKTSEDA